Proteins encoded in a region of the Cytobacillus pseudoceanisediminis genome:
- a CDS encoding ArpU family phage packaging/lysis transcriptional regulator, whose product MREQLDFQLAVINRDETKRKVENALEKYRIMLLTQELNQLPKVTQHFSLELPTYTNQFHSSTEQAAIKNAEYERERSEYIKRISMAVNRLAYKERAIIIRRYMTEDEIYDYQVFNELHMSERTYQRHKSKAFYKLAFALRLEVYEEQAVTGA is encoded by the coding sequence ATGAGGGAACAATTAGATTTTCAATTAGCTGTAATTAATCGCGATGAAACAAAAAGGAAAGTGGAAAATGCCTTAGAAAAGTATCGGATTATGCTATTAACACAGGAATTGAATCAATTGCCTAAAGTTACACAACATTTCTCTTTGGAACTTCCAACCTATACAAATCAATTCCATTCATCCACTGAACAAGCTGCAATAAAGAATGCAGAATATGAAAGAGAACGTAGTGAATATATAAAGCGAATCTCCATGGCAGTAAATCGTCTTGCTTATAAAGAGAGAGCCATTATTATACGGCGCTATATGACGGAAGATGAAATTTATGATTACCAGGTGTTTAATGAACTTCATATGAGCGAGAGGACGTATCAGCGTCACAAATCCAAGGCTTTTTATAAGCTTGCATTTGCACTAAGGTTAGAAGTTTACGAAGAACAGGCGGTGACTGGAGCATGA
- a CDS encoding tyrosine-type recombinase/integrase, translating into MNFVQPIRDPDMILYMKKFLKEQSDRNYMLFVTGINSGLRISDILQLRVRDVKKSYFNIIEIKTKKKKRIDMTTQLQREFKWYIEGKEDHEFLFRSRKGLNRPISRSMAYKILRHAADYVGLDDIGTHTMRKTFGYHLYKKTGDVALLQKILNHSDPAFTLRYIGISDDMMNQAIKSFKI; encoded by the coding sequence ATGAACTTTGTACAGCCTATTCGCGATCCAGACATGATTTTATACATGAAGAAGTTCTTAAAGGAACAATCAGATAGAAACTACATGCTATTTGTAACAGGAATTAATTCCGGGCTAAGAATTTCTGATATTTTGCAGCTAAGAGTCAGAGATGTGAAAAAATCATATTTTAACATCATTGAAATAAAGACCAAAAAGAAAAAGCGAATTGATATGACCACGCAACTTCAAAGAGAATTCAAGTGGTATATTGAGGGTAAAGAAGATCATGAATTTCTTTTCAGGAGTAGAAAAGGGTTAAATAGACCTATCAGTAGAAGTATGGCTTATAAAATTCTTCGGCATGCTGCTGATTATGTGGGCTTAGATGATATTGGAACACATACAATGAGAAAGACATTTGGATATCATTTATATAAAAAAACCGGAGACGTAGCATTACTCCAGAAGATTCTTAACCATTCAGACCCAGCATTTACCCTGAGATATATTGGTATTAGTGATGACATGATGAACCAGGCAATAAAGTCATTTAAGATTTAA
- a CDS encoding YopX family protein, which yields MREIKYRGLEVLTGDWVHGSHVKTGAGMHYILPQNLIGGSVQYHVDKETVGQYIGLKDKNGKEVVDADVVKWTRISYTDCSRNEIHETVEIVGRIYWHETMWAVKAANGAGYLLMPYYLETDEFEVIGNIHENPELLEV from the coding sequence ATGAGAGAAATCAAATATCGTGGCTTAGAGGTTTTAACTGGCGATTGGGTGCATGGTAGCCATGTAAAAACAGGTGCCGGAATGCATTATATCCTCCCGCAAAATTTAATCGGTGGTTCCGTTCAATATCATGTTGATAAAGAAACGGTAGGGCAATATATCGGCCTAAAAGACAAGAACGGCAAAGAGGTTGTTGATGCTGATGTTGTAAAGTGGACTCGAATTTCATATACGGATTGCAGTAGAAACGAAATCCATGAAACAGTTGAAATAGTTGGTCGGATTTATTGGCATGAAACGATGTGGGCAGTTAAGGCAGCCAATGGAGCAGGATATTTATTAATGCCATACTACCTTGAAACTGATGAATTTGAAGTAATCGGTAATATACACGAAAATCCTGAGCTGTTAGAGGTGTGA
- a CDS encoding DUF3983 domain-containing protein, whose amino-acid sequence MANKIKQKRRLGKSLARRRKERLARAWRNLFVSAGVLKG is encoded by the coding sequence ATGGCAAACAAAATTAAACAGAAAAGACGTTTGGGAAAATCACTTGCCCGTCGTCGTAAGGAAAGATTAGCCAGAGCTTGGAGAAATTTATTTGTATCTGCTGGTGTGCTGAAAGGATAA
- a CDS encoding DUF3954 domain-containing protein, which yields MVKPNIERNTVEIDLMDNTKMYVVKDGRLIVHDLPDYGETLIVSLGGKVDRLETTVKRKV from the coding sequence ATGGTGAAACCTAATATAGAAAGAAACACAGTTGAAATCGATTTAATGGATAATACAAAAATGTATGTTGTAAAAGACGGCCGGCTTATAGTACATGACCTCCCAGATTACGGTGAAACTCTTATTGTATCCCTTGGAGGAAAGGTTGATCGTCTAGAAACGACGGTGAAACGGAAGGTGTAG
- a CDS encoding DUF3800 domain-containing protein, translating into MDEKEKLLSEIEDEVLNESDEDSAEEEVDPIKEAERLKKAAALWEAVQNGETKHVTQKVGAILNRFDETRNSDIALMIKFWEIFEGHTGNSVSHQQLFKLQRLTTIARARAKIQNEYKLYLPTDEKVRKYRKALAEEESEYQIATKPALPIVHIYADETGKTDEYLIVGGFWILDDLRNGQIKKGLIDWINEFKEILPNFPSEFHFKDLKNDGSNIEAYKEFFNKAVGLGDVFSFKAIGVNRTKLRKVRIQDLLDELYYQMIRIGIDHEVRTGRIDFPKQISYIKDKEGDESRFHIEQLSQKITDNLKMQYEDRLKLNTYMPIDSKIERFLQVADLFTASINRRINFQPKNENRNAKDDLADYILELLNLQIVKYDVENYNELIKDETDGDMSILYLFD; encoded by the coding sequence ATGGATGAAAAAGAAAAATTGTTGTCAGAAATAGAAGATGAAGTACTTAACGAGAGTGATGAAGATTCAGCAGAGGAAGAGGTAGATCCCATAAAGGAGGCTGAAAGGCTTAAGAAAGCAGCAGCACTCTGGGAGGCTGTGCAGAATGGTGAAACTAAACATGTAACTCAAAAGGTTGGCGCAATATTAAATCGTTTTGATGAGACTAGAAATTCAGATATAGCTTTAATGATAAAGTTTTGGGAGATATTTGAGGGACATACAGGTAATTCGGTTTCACATCAACAATTATTTAAATTACAAAGGCTTACCACAATTGCAAGGGCACGGGCGAAAATTCAAAATGAATACAAACTTTATTTGCCTACTGATGAGAAGGTCAGAAAGTACAGAAAAGCATTGGCTGAGGAAGAGTCAGAATATCAAATTGCAACAAAACCAGCTCTGCCAATTGTTCATATCTATGCAGACGAAACAGGTAAGACAGATGAATATCTTATTGTAGGTGGTTTTTGGATTTTAGATGATTTAAGGAACGGACAAATAAAGAAAGGATTAATTGATTGGATCAATGAATTTAAAGAAATCCTTCCAAATTTCCCTTCGGAGTTTCATTTTAAAGATTTAAAAAATGATGGCTCAAATATTGAAGCCTATAAAGAGTTTTTTAATAAAGCAGTGGGTCTTGGCGATGTTTTTAGCTTTAAAGCTATTGGTGTTAATAGAACTAAATTAAGAAAAGTCAGGATCCAAGATTTGTTGGATGAATTATATTATCAGATGATTCGTATTGGAATTGATCATGAGGTTAGAACAGGGCGTATTGATTTCCCAAAACAAATTAGCTACATAAAAGATAAAGAAGGGGATGAAAGTCGGTTTCATATTGAACAGCTATCTCAAAAAATAACTGATAATCTTAAGATGCAATATGAAGATAGACTGAAGTTAAATACCTATATGCCAATAGATTCAAAGATTGAAAGGTTTTTACAAGTAGCAGATTTATTTACTGCCAGCATTAATAGGCGAATAAACTTCCAGCCAAAAAATGAAAACAGAAATGCCAAAGATGATTTAGCTGATTATATACTTGAATTGCTTAATTTACAGATTGTTAAGTACGATGTTGAAAATTATAATGAGTTAATTAAAGATGAGACTGATGGTGACATGTCAATCCTCTATCTTTTTGATTAA